The Brachypodium distachyon strain Bd21 chromosome 4, Brachypodium_distachyon_v3.0, whole genome shotgun sequence nucleotide sequence TCACAAGTTGTCACAAAGAAGAAATGAAATCATAGCATCTTAGGATGATTTTGTTTACCTACTGCTTATCATTGGTTTTTGCCATGCTGTAGTTATACCGTGAATGCTTAAGGAGGGCAAAGTTTATCGGGAGTCAGGTATGCATATCTTTTTAAAATATCTTATTTTCTTGTATGTTTTTAACACAAAGTCAGCTTGGTCTGTTCTTCTCAATTGGGAGTACAAGCTGAGTTTTTTAAAATCCTAATAGTGTTCCAGGAGAACCAAACATGAAACACCAATTTGCCCCATTGTCAGATTAGATTATTTTTTGGGGGTTACtttgctttgttttcttctgatGGAAAACTGCTCCAATGAATTAATGTTTCTCTGGTAGTATTACTTTAAACTGATCGTTGTAATATGTGAATCCAAATTATGcaaatcaaaatttgattttctttACACAATTGTACAATAAAAGAGAATCAGTTCCCTGGTGTAGGATATATAAAAAGCATGATGAGTAGAACTAATAAGTGCATGAATCCACACATATTTCTTAGACTGGCTTGCTGTATTATGTGAACCAGAAACACAATACCGGGCTTCTTGTTTCCATGGTGAGGCAACAGTTCAAGAAAAACATGAATGAAACTGATCCAGATAAGATACAGAAAATGAAGGATGAGTAAGTTGCAGCTCCGAGCACAACTTCCATTTTTGGGCGTCtcaccttttcttcttcttctgttttgtactgaactgttttttttttctggtcaCAACATATCTTCTGAAATTATTCTGTGCTGTGCAGTGCGGCAAGGGGCCTTATCAATCACATTATTTATGAGTCTGAGAAGATGACTGGGCGCAAATTCTCAGGTTAAGAAAATTAGAGCTAGACTTTCAGCATGTGATGTATCAATAATAATAGTAAACGGCGACTTGATATTGTGGTTGCTGAATTATTTTATCTAGCACAAAGACAAGCCAATGCTTTGCTTGGTTGTTTGTATTTTACTGCTTTTCTGGATGTAATTGACCCAAACTGCAAACACAATAAAGTGCTGTTGGTTTGGTTATCCTTTGAATGTTCCCCAAgcttggagatggagatcttCAGCAATTCTGAATGCTTGAATTTTACCAAAGACTTCTGCAGAACTTCAAACCCATTCTTGTGATATATTGAGATTTTACACACTGCTAGTACATATGAATATATGAGAATTATTGATATCTTAGGACATCAAATAGTGGAGGTTTTTCATCATGAACCATGTATACAAATTTGCAAATGCCCAAGTGCAAATAATTGTTAGGGTTTTCTCTCTACTTTTCCTTTCCGTGATGACGGAAGTTTGAATTTGATCGTCACTGGAAGGCTTTATGATGGTCATACCGGATGGTAATTTGCGGTATGGAAATAGTTTTTACACTGAAAAAGCTTGGACTGATGAAATGCCTGAAATATGATATGATTGCCTGCGTTGTGTTTAAACTCTGATGGTTGCTGGGTTGTTCCATCCATTCTTTCAGAGTTGTTGTCAAATGAGTCTGCCAAGTGCAATTTTACCGGTTCTACAGATCACCGATTCATTTCAACTGTTGGTTCTTaccagaagaacaaaaggGGGCAGGTTTGACTTGCTGGAGTAATACATTGCATTCCAATCATTCATGCTCACATCTGTGATCTGTATGTAGATCCTGGATGATGCATCTGCCCCTCTGTACCTAACATGCATGGATTAGTATCTCAGCTTTCAACTGAAGCCGCTAGAACCTATGGATGGAATTGTCACATTGCTCTGCAGAATCCCGAAAAGCATGACAAAACCAAACCAATGGCGTGCATCCAAGAGATGATAGGGATGTAGGGAAGGGACTGATGAGGATGATACATGGACAGAACTGGGGCCATTTTAGGAATTCCCTGCACTGCAGGGTGTGACACACCACTTACTGTCTGCAAATGATGGGGAAAGCACACCCCCCCGTCCTGGTGCACTCAATGTACAAAAGTTATCATAGGCCATCACCAACGGACCTGAAGGATCCTACAGCGTTTCTTCCGCCATGCCGACGAACTCCAGCCACTCCTTTCCAGCACAGTTTCATCGCTGATCACTCAATAGCCCTAGTTCACGGGTTGTCGAGGAACTCACCGACCGTGAAAAATGGTGGCCATGATTGTCAACAACGGGGGCACATCGTCGTCTAGCCCAGCAAAATGACAAGGCAGCAGCTCCTACGAGTCTATGACCTGAGGTGGATACAGATGAACTCTCTGGTCTGGTGGTTGTGCAAGTAATGACAGCTTTGGTTTCAGTAGGTCAATGCTTCATGGCCAAgccaatgcaatgcaatgtcTTCTAAAGTTGCAATCGTGGCTGCCGTTGAAAGTGGAATGCCAGTCCAATAGCTTTCTGCCTACTGCAGGCATGTGTTGCagttcaaacttcaaagaGCCTTGGATTCATGGCAGTTGTTGGCCTTGCAACTCATTGCAATAAGCATGGCCTGTTCTATACATAGACCTCAGACAATTGGTATCTTCCTGTGCAATCATCTTTCTGTCTAAATCTGTCATGCCTGATCTTATCTTGTTTTCTGGATGCATGCCAGCCGATGAAGTTTGCTGGTAATGGTACTGTTGCCCCAACTCTAAACTTTCAGTTCTCTCAATTTCTCCACAAGAACTTTACATTCTGAATTAAAACTGGCATTCAGTATTCATTTTTGAAAACATGACATCATGTATGCTCGAAGCATAAAACACGCAGACTGCATTGTTGTCAGACCTCAAGCAAGATTTCCACCCATCATTTATATCTTTAGTTGTTATGTCCTGACTATAAATTGTTCGTAAAAGAACCTGAACTCTTTGCTGTTCACTAGTGCAGGTATCCAACAAAATGCCAACAAAAATAGGCTCACTTGAGTTTCATATTCCAACTGGCAATTTGGTAACAACAGAGTATAAATGGTGCTCATGATTCACCAATTCCATGTAAAATTCAATTATTATGAACAGTTTGCAGTAACAATGAATGCTAGTCTCCAAGTTCTTGACAGGAATATAGCAAAGTGAAACTAAAAAAGTTTCAAAGTAGTCACTGTAATATTCTGCTACTTCATGGATTACATGGTGCACCTTATATAGACCAGGATgcacaaggagaagaaaagaacaaagatAATAGGCTACAGATATACACTCAATTAGCCTATATTTTCCATACTTCATCAGTACACACCATATAGCGGCATCACGCTTCATCAGTACACCATTAGTAGACATCTTATGTGGCATCATACTTCATGAGTACACATCATATATTAGCATCCGTACTCAAATCATCCATATATTTTATTTCCAGTAGTTGCATAGCTTATATGGGGAAAATATTATTGCTTCACTTTGGTGCCGAGCCTTCACCCAACTTGGATGCCCTGGTCTCACCGGTTCTTGGACTGTCTCTCTCCCCTAGAGGGCTGCGTTCATGCCTCAGCTCGGTGACGCGAGGGCTGTACGCCTTTTCAGAAATACAAGGACTGCGGATGCCTTTCAGCTCTGCAACAGGAGTACCACCTGAACTGGTGATCTTAGGACTATTCAGGCGCTTGATCTCACCGCGGCTTCTGGTGACCATGTCATCAAGGATCTCTGCGCTCTGGGTGCGTCCCAATGCAACATCAATATCTTGCTGAAATGCACATCGTTGAATGTCAAGCTAGTGCAACAGGATTAAAAAATGCTCTATTCATTATCAGCTAAAGCTTAAGAAACAGCATGACGATAAATGAGACTCAGTGTGTGCCAGGACAGACCAAGTGCTTGTGAACTTACCGTAGCAAGGTTGAACGGTATAGCTGGTGATTCCTCATACTCTGCTGCGTCCAGGTCATTCAGATGTGCACCTTTGAAGAGCTTGGGGAGGATATACTGCCTCACTGGAACCAGGAGCATAATCATGAGGGGGAAAAGAACTCCAGCTATTGGTATCCATGTGATCCCGAAGCAGACCAGCAGATACGTAGTCTGGAAGAGCGTGAACATGGCTATCGTTTTGAATGGCACAGTCTCAACAAATGTTGTGTGGTACTCTTCTAGCACCCTGCAAAGACCAGTAAACGGTAAGCATTGAAGGCCAGCAGGGCAGCTGCTGATTACCAGACTACAAGCGATTTAACATATCTGATTCTACTACCGTCTATGCTATAATGATATGCTTTCTTGTTTCCATCATATCATGTCCTACTTTGCACATTTATGTGTGTAATAACATAATAAAATGTCATGAATTTACAGTAATGGCATAGCCTAAACTTACTTGTATCTTCTGCTGGGAGCAGTGAAGAGCAGCAAGATCCTCTCCCAAAACTGGTTACCTGGCAAGCTCTCAATCGCCATGAAGGCAAAGTAGCCCCAGAGGACAGCAGTAGGGATCTTCTTGAGCAACGGCATAGCGGCGACACAGCCCCCAACCATTGCAGCCTGCAGCAAGTTACTCAACCTTTGCTCCTTGACCTCCATGGGAAGCAGGTCATCAATTTCTTTCTCTATGTCAAAGATCGTCTCATCAACTGGTGCATCAATGTTACCCATGCTTGATGCTAACTGGACAGTTGAGTCCTTAAGCTCATTTAAGCCCTAATTGTTGTGAAAATGGTAGTGAAATATCAGATACATTACTAGATTGTTTCTTATACAGTACTCTGAGAAATTAATCATAATCGGAACTGTGCATACTTTGACGGACTGTTGCTGGTAGATCAGTGGTGTCTGAATCTGCTGATAGGCATCCTGCATGCTGCCATACAGTTGGCTCAAGCTCGCATTCTGGCGCATGCTCTGTCGTGCCGTTGCTACTAGTCGGTTACGGAGTATCTgttgagaatttttttgtcATGTGAACGAGTGATCAGTTATTCAGATGGTAGTGTCAAGTACCAATGAAGTAatcagaagttcagaacatTCACCATAGCTTACCTGGTGCTTGAGAGTAGCCAAGCTCTTTGTATGCATCGGCGACTGTGGAATGACACCATTGGATGGAGGGATACCGATTAAGCCGCACAACAATGTCTGTTCAAGAAATTACACTGAAATAAGATAAATATATACCAAGCTTTGAAGTTATTACTTAACAGTTATAATCATCTGGGCGTACCAGGAAGCCTAGGAGAAGCAAATCGTAGTGGAAAGATGGAGGCTTCCTCAAATTGAATTCTGCCTGCTGTGCAAGCTGGGATGCGACACTGTGATCAAAGTAGTAGAGAACAGCAATCATTGTTGCAGGTATGAAGGCACCAATGATGTACATGAGTGGCACATGGGGCATATCCTGctcattgataatggaaaCATTTGATGAGCTCTGATGGTTCACATGAAGAAACTCTGTCGCCTTTCGGAAATTAGGACAATATTTTGAGTACCTTGATGACTGTCCAGTTGTCATATGCACCAGGGGACCACGGATTAGGACTGAAAAGGCGTCGCGGGATTCCTTTCGGCACACTGTCATATGGTATGTAAGAAATACCTGTCCACACTAGCACCATCAGTGGAACACCATAGTCGGCGATGAAGCCACGCAACCAACCTAGGTAGAGTAAATGTATCAGTAGGAAGCCTGAATTGAAGAAGTGCTTAACATTCATAGGTAACACAGAAATCTGAGCTTGGagtacaaaacaaacaaataaatccTCATACAGGACCATTTAGGATTTGCTGACACATACCTGCTCCATAGCGCCATGATCGCGCCTTTCTGCTCTTCAGTGCGGTGAGCAAAAGGCCAAACGACAATACAATAGCAAACATTCCATTGGCGAACCTCCATGATGGGACAAACTGTCGTGCCTTTATGTTTTCCCTCTCAGGAATGCCAAACTCGTCAACAAGTCCCTGCATCCAACAAAGGTATGTGAGCTACATATGCAAGTGTATACTAGTTCCAGAGGACTGAGCTTGCAAAATATTTCTGTTACTggttattttttcaaaaaggcaTTCTTGATTTTATCCACTTGCATTGTCTGGAATCTAGGACAAAGCAAATTCGGAATTTAGGACAAGGAAAAATATTGATTTGGATCAATGGCCAAACAACAGAATCATTGCAACTGCAATCTGGGAACATCCATTGCAGTTGGTGTTGACTAGACTCTCCCATTAGCTGGCTCATTCAGCTTGACTAGAGTCTAGTGTAGTACACAACTTTTTAGAGGGGCACTTGGTGTTGCCACCAAGTTCATAACCACATCCACCTCAAGAAAGCAAACTCTGAACAGCAAGATTTCTGCATCAGCACAaggtttgaactttgaagccTAGATGAGAGCGATACCAAAAAAGGGCTGTGGTCTGCACCAACCTTGATAGCTTGCTGCATGAAAAGCATCGCGATCAGGAGCCCGAACAGCTCGCCAGCGATACGGGTGAACCGGTTTATGATTGAGCAGGCACCTAGTACTGCCAGCAGGAACAGCAATATGGCAGTCCACACACAGACCCTGCATACACACATCCATGActtcaaaacaaaatgaaacaaTGTTGCAATTGGACTATAGTCCACAAATGGAATCTGCATCAGTGTGAAAAGGATGGCCTACCAGCCGGCCCAAGCGAGGAACAAGTTGGGACCGAGGTCGGGCCTGTCCTTGGCAAAGCTGAACATGAATGTGTACATGATCACTGTCGGTTCGGCAACGCCGAGGATGAGCAGCGGCTGCCCTCCCACAATGGAGTGGATTATGCCACAGAGGGCAGTTGATGCCAATGTCTGCACTGCTGTGAGGACTCCATCTGCACAACCATCAGATAAGCTTCCAGTACCACTGCAGCCCCCAAAAATAAGCTCCTCTACTCACCCACTCAAATGCACTGAAACCAACACGAAACAAGACCAAAACACAAGGAAAATCAAACTGTTGGCTCCTCCATTACCAGTGCTCCTTTCCAGTTGCTCTCCGAAGGATATCACCGGTATCGCCGAGGCAAAGAATATGTAAGTGGTTGGCGCTAGGATCCTGAAAACATGGCACAAAGGAAGTTCAACTCAAGATCTTGGGCCAATAAACACAATGCTAGAAGaagagcaaaaaaaagattatcTCGAGCTTCCCATCAACAGCAGGTTTCCATTTCAAGATCTTGGCGCATAACAGCAAAGACAAGAACACAATGCCAAGAAGAGAAGACGGATTTACGCGAAGAACGACTTGTGTAATTATAAATACCTGATACCGGCACGGAAGCCTCCGGTCCAATCCTGCTTGTAGCAGGTGAGCCTCCCGCGGAGGTCATTCTTGATGCCCCGGAGGGGCACGAAGCTCTCCTCCATTTCCCCAAAAGGGAGGCCTCAGCTTCGCTTTCTCTCAAAGGAATCCAGATTCCAGAGAGTATATTCAGATGGCCACCAGCTAGGTGTTGAACGAGAGACCCAGATTACATCTTGCGGCAGACGGTGCCAGGTGAAATGCTAGGAATTTGCGAGCTCCCGGTGCATTAATTTAGCGCGGATCCATGGAGGAAGATAAGGAGCCAAGGCTACAAAGGGAAGTATAGCCCAGGGAGCATAGAGAGCAGCAGGATTGGCGAGTGTCTGAGCGAGTGAGAACGAGAGGGCAGGACGAAGCTTCAGAAGCTACTGGACTGGGATAGAGGGCTGCTCCTATATAGACAGTGCTGGGGCCTGGGAGAGAGAGGCAGCAGGAAGGCATCACTGTCATGTCCTAAAAAGAATTTCCTGACACGAAAAATGAAGATGtaaacctttttttcttttgcattagaaaagaaaaatgcattgCTCAAGAGCTGATCAGGGGTTGAGGATGACCCGGAGGAAAAGATATACTTAACTTGGGAGTGGAGAGTCATAAGAtaatttggaacggagggagtagcataagATACTCGTGGGTTTGTTTGGGTCCAAGCCATGTTCATAGCTTCATAAACGGGAGTAAATTTTTGATTTATTAAGACAAATTTTTGATTAACAGATTCCGAACCAGATGTTCACGTGAGGTCAGAGATGTTCGTCGGAGCTTGATGAATGGTAATATTTTTGATTTATTAAACTCTGTTAGTCTGCAACTGATTTTAATGCACAATTATTTTGGCTTGGCTCTGGAAGGCCAGTGCCAGTCCAGCTCTAGCTGTCTGTCTGGCTGAAGGAAGGACCCAGCCGGCTTCCTCTGACCATTTTTACTAATAATCTCATGTGCTCCGTCCTATATATTATAATTTTCATAAGATATGTTAAGGAATTCATTTATACTGGATTTAAGGTAGAAAGGCAGCAACTTTTTGCAGAATGTTCATGTGCGTCTGTATACCTTTTCCAACTAAGACTTCCGTATGtatgtgcaaaaaaaaaaaatagacctCATATTTAGTTAATATAGAACTGCATGAGAACTCATGGACGCCGTTGCCAATTATTAAGCTTTTCAAGAAACTGCTAATCTATATGGAACAGCAGCTTTCAGCAGTATAACTCTTCACCTTTTTGTATATTCAAATGAGTAAcctcttactccctccgatgcaTAATAAGTGTGCTGATCACAGGGAGTATTAGTTACTACAGGAGAGCTTACTTATAATATGATGATTGACATTATATTCAGGATATGACCAAGGGACAAATGCTCTCACCAACATTCCGAGGCATATATACCTGCCAGTTGATGCATCATGTAATTAAGTGTAAGCTGTAATTAACTTCTGGAAGCATCATGCCAGCAGCTattctgtaactgctgcaaagccagcaaaataataatttttaTTTACCTATTACAAGACATCATGATTTATGACCATGCATGTACCCCCGCTATCCAGATCCCAACAAATATAAGGGGGGCTAGTATAATAGCAATATTCTCAACCTACTGTCTGCTACTTGATCAGTCACAAATCAAAACTACTTGGCCTCAGCATGTGCACAtgcattattttttctttaaaaacaTCCAGTACTTATagttcgtaaaaaaaaatagcgtGCATAAGGTGACAGGATCAGCTCCTTGAAACCTGCATCCTGTTCATGTCTGTGGAATCTTCCATTAAGAAATCAGGTTTTGAGAAACCCTAAAAACTGAAGTTTGCTTCTGTCATACAATGTCGTAAAGTTGACCTTAATTTTGTCCGAACATGAGTGATTGTACCTGGAGTAACTTTAACAAATCTAAGTTCTTTCTTTGGCTCTGTTGTGGAGTTATCCGAGGAATTTCTGTCTTGTCGATGAATTTATTAGATAATATGGAAATATGAGTACCTTTTCTATATTGAAAAACAAGGTTATTGGGGCAAGTGGATTTGATGGGGCTAATCTGGTGGTGGTGTTACTTTGTTTTAGATCAAACATGAATGTCTACTAAATCTCTCTTTGGTGCTGACAGAGTAAGATACATGGGTGTGGGTCATGGATCCTGCACCTGCACTTTAGTGTGACCTAACTAACCATCACCCGACA carries:
- the LOC100841178 gene encoding uncharacterized protein LOC100841178; this translates as MPSLQKALPPELADNALRLYRECLRRAKFIGSQKHNTGLLVSMVRQQFKKNMNETDPDKIQKMKDDAARGLINHIIYESEKMTGRKFSG
- the LOC100843216 gene encoding boron transporter 1, whose translation is MEESFVPLRGIKNDLRGRLTCYKQDWTGGFRAGIRILAPTTYIFFASAIPVISFGEQLERSTDGVLTAVQTLASTALCGIIHSIVGGQPLLILGVAEPTVIMYTFMFSFAKDRPDLGPNLFLAWAGWVCVWTAILLFLLAVLGACSIINRFTRIAGELFGLLIAMLFMQQAIKGLVDEFGIPERENIKARQFVPSWRFANGMFAIVLSFGLLLTALKSRKARSWRYGAGWLRGFIADYGVPLMVLVWTGISYIPYDSVPKGIPRRLFSPNPWSPGAYDNWTVIKDMPHVPLMYIIGAFIPATMIAVLYYFDHSVASQLAQQAEFNLRKPPSFHYDLLLLGFLTLLCGLIGIPPSNGVIPQSPMHTKSLATLKHQILRNRLVATARQSMRQNASLSQLYGSMQDAYQQIQTPLIYQQQSVKGLNELKDSTVQLASSMGNIDAPVDETIFDIEKEIDDLLPMEVKEQRLSNLLQAAMVGGCVAAMPLLKKIPTAVLWGYFAFMAIESLPGNQFWERILLLFTAPSRRYKVLEEYHTTFVETVPFKTIAMFTLFQTTYLLVCFGITWIPIAGVLFPLMIMLLVPVRQYILPKLFKGAHLNDLDAAEYEESPAIPFNLATQDIDVALGRTQSAEILDDMVTRSRGEIKRLNSPKITSSGGTPVAELKGIRSPCISEKAYSPRVTELRHERSPLGERDSPRTGETRASKLGEGSAPK